One window of Pyxicephalus adspersus chromosome 4, UCB_Pads_2.0, whole genome shotgun sequence genomic DNA carries:
- the LOC140329869 gene encoding heme-binding protein 2-like gives MEMKYLLLISLLLGLGTSETTEKQPELPNGYQKPEFCQKADCPKYEVVKQYDNFELRAYEAIRWVRTPLESDFFGLEMVKSFRRLFKYITGSNVEGMILDYFCSFPVMQIVTILSAFRSFGGYALDPTFFKEAQFLAEQLRARGLEFEDSFYLRSGYNDPFTLLNRHNEVWFIAK, from the exons ATGGAGATGAAGTATCTGCTGCTGATCAGCCTGCTGCTTGGGCTGGGGACTTCAGAAACAACTGAAAAACAACCTGAACTCCCCAATGGGTACCAGAAACCAGAATTTTGTCAGAAGGCAGACTGCCCCAAATATGAAGTGGTGAAGCAATATGAT AATTTCGAACTCCGTGCTTATGAAGCCATTCGCTGGGTAAGAACTCCACTTGAAAGTGACTTCTTTGGCCTAGAGATGGTGAAAAGCTTCAGACGCTTGTTCAAGTATATCACTGGGTCAAATGTTGAAGGTATGATACTTGATTACTTTT GCTCATTTCCCGTCATG CAAATTGTAACAATTCTCTCTGCTTTCAGGAGTTTTGGAGGCTATGCCTTAGATCCTACTTTCTTCAAAGAAGCTCAATTTCTGGCAGAACAGCTGCGAGCCCGGGGCTTGGAGTTTGAGGACTCATTCTATCTCCGCTCTGGCTACAACGATCCCTTTACACTTCTCAATCGTCACAATGAAGTGTGGTTCATAGCAAAGTAA